The Glycine soja cultivar W05 chromosome 4, ASM419377v2, whole genome shotgun sequence genomic sequence TGCCAAATAGACACCTTCCGCCAACATTCCCCAAAAGAACCTAGCAAACTTGTCCGTATCACTCTTTTTGGCATCTGCAAAATTATACACTGGTCCTTCTGTGAAGAAAAACCCAAACATCCCCCTTATATGACCACCACATATTGCATGGCCTGCCCTCTTCCCAGCTTCAATAATGCCCTGAACAAGCTCACCGGTGATTTTGTCCAAGTACTCATAAGTTCCTGGCTCCTTAATACGCTGCAGGGTCTGTATTCCTGCAGTCATGGCCAAAGGGTTCCCACTCAAGGTCCCAGCCTGATACATTGGGCCAGCTGGTGCCACCTTCTCCATAATATCCCTCCTCCCTCCATAAGCCCCCACCGGCAGACCTCCACCAATGATCTTTCCTAGAGTTGTTATATCAGGAGTTATGCCAAAATACTCTTGAGCACCTCCGTATGACAAACGAAACCCAGTCATAACTTCATCAAACACAAGAAGGGTATTGTTCTCCTTGGTGATCTTGCGCAAGAAATTATGAAAATCGGGTTTAGGAACAATGAAACCAGCGTTTCCAACAACAGGTTCGAGGAAAACAGCAGCGATTTCTCCTTTGTTAGCCTCAAAGAGCTTCTCAACGGCGGCAGTGTCATTGTAGGGGGCTGTAAGGGTTTCAAAAGTGGCAGCTTTGGGGACACCGGGAGAATCAGGAAGTCCCAAGGTGGCAACTCCACTACCTGCCTTAACAAGAAAAGGATCAGCATGGCCATGGTAACAGCCCTCAAACTTGATGATCTTCTCTCTTCCGGTATAAGCTCGGGCGAGACGTAGTGCACCCATGCAAGCTTCGGTGCCTGAATTGACAAAGCGAACCATTTCAATGCTGGGGACCGCATTGATAACCAGCTCTGCCAAAGTGTTTTCCAGCAGACAGGGTGCACCAAAGCTAGTTCCTTTCTTCATGGTTTCAACCAGAGCTGAAAGCACCTGTGAATGTGTTGTTGAGTATAGAATTCAAATTAACACTATCCATTTtgattttgcttttgtttttcttgagagtatataaaatttgaagaatTAGAATAAGAGAGCATTGGCTATTACTTGATCATCAGCGTGACCAATGATTGCGGGACCCCAAGAACCGACGTAGTCAATGTACTCATTGCCGTCGATGTCCCACATACGAGACCCTTTGACTGAATCAATCACAATTGGTTGACCACCCACGGATTTGAAGGCACGAACTGGGGAGTTGACACCTCCAGGCATCAGCTCCtgaaatcaaaaatcaaaaatcaaaattgaaaggaggaaggaaggaaggaagaggGAGGTCATGCGTACCTTGGCAGCAGCGAAAGCTTCCTCGGACTTGGTAAGAGTGAGTTTGTTGTCGGTCTTGGGGTCGACGGATACGGCCATTGCGACGGTTCGAGAGCGCGTGGGAGAGGAAAGAGGTATCGCCAACCCTATCCCTAGGGTTAGCCTCGCTCCTGTGATAGCCGAAACAGCCATTTTGATAATGGAAAGGTAAGACGCTCTCTCTCTCAAATGAAATGCAAAGCCTTATCCTCTCCAGTTTGCAGAATTCAATTCAACTTTATTACTGCAACATATTTatgctttaaaattattataatatgcaTGTGACATGataatataacatatataatattttatgtgaCATTATATAAGATATTATGTTGTATAAAACAATACTCTCCTATtgtaaaaaacacacacacaatacTCTCCTACTTGACTACGATATTGATTACGATATCAATTaatacttttcataaaataaattcttgCACTTACAAAATTCACTTTGTTGTTTGACAAATATCTAAAGCAACCTGAATCTAATTTGTCATaaagtataaatttattaacatattCTAAGATTGTTGAAATGTTAAAGATACCTTttcggaagaaaaaaaaacaagtaaaaatttattttttataacacaaAAAAGACCACCAAAacgatattttttaaaatactattgaTTATCTTTTCGagcattttaaataaaaaaaaaacaagtaatttTCACACGACAATGTTTGACAAGTAGAAGTTACatagaatttt encodes the following:
- the LOC114408387 gene encoding glutamate-1-semialdehyde 2,1-aminomutase, chloroplastic-like; translation: MAVSAITGARLTLGIGLAIPLSSPTRSRTVAMAVSVDPKTDNKLTLTKSEEAFAAAKELMPGGVNSPVRAFKSVGGQPIVIDSVKGSRMWDIDGNEYIDYVGSWGPAIIGHADDQVLSALVETMKKGTSFGAPCLLENTLAELVINAVPSIEMVRFVNSGTEACMGALRLARAYTGREKIIKFEGCYHGHADPFLVKAGSGVATLGLPDSPGVPKAATFETLTAPYNDTAAVEKLFEANKGEIAAVFLEPVVGNAGFIVPKPDFHNFLRKITKENNTLLVFDEVMTGFRLSYGGAQEYFGITPDITTLGKIIGGGLPVGAYGGRRDIMEKVAPAGPMYQAGTLSGNPLAMTAGIQTLQRIKEPGTYEYLDKITGELVQGIIEAGKRAGHAICGGHIRGMFGFFFTEGPVYNFADAKKSDTDKFARFFWGMLAEGVYLAPSQFEAGFTSLAHTSDDIKKTIAAAEKVFREI